The DNA region TTTCAACTACCCTTTCATCACCATTGAGAAACCGAATGGCAGTTGAAGTATCTAAAGCTGTCTCACCACTCATTTCCATCTACCTGCCGACAATTTTGCCGAATAGCTTGCTGCATCTCCTCTGCCTCAGCATCACTCAAAATTCCCACAAACTTCGCCAGAGGATGTTCTTTCTTACTGACTTGAATTTGGTGTAAAAACTCTAGAACTTTTTGCACTACATCATCGGGTGCTTGTTCAAGTTCTTCAATCAACTGTTGGCGCTTATTCATTGTCTACCAACTCCATTAGCTAAGATTCTGCTTCCTTTCTAAATCGCTCTAATAGCTCTTCACGAGACAATTGTAGCAACAGAGGGGTAAACTCATCTGATGGCAGGGTGGCAATTTCCTCCACAATAGCCAGCAGTTCCTCATTCACTTCTGCAAAACCGACTCGTAGAAGATTAGTAACGAAACGGAGTTTTTCCTGTTGTCGTGTTTCTTCTTGTAGTTGGGAGATCGCTTCTTCATACAATTTATGTAGAGTCACCATTAGCTCCCGATCGTCCCTATTCTGCGTCCTTTGTAAATCGCTCCAGTAGCTCTTCGCGAGACAATTGTAGCAACAGAGGCGTAAACTCATCTGATGGCAGAGTAGCAATTTCCTCCACAATAGCCGCCAGTTCCTCATCTAGTTCTCCAAAACGAACGCGCAAAATATCCGCTATCAACCGGAGGATTCCTTGTCGCCCTTCTTCGCGTCCTTCTTCGCGCAGTTGGGCGATCGCCTCTTCATACAATTGAGTTAGAGTCACGATTAGCACTTCCTCATCTGGATCGGCTGCTGGGTTTTACCGTAGGGCTAAAACCGCTAAAAAATGCCACACTAATTTTATCACATTCGCTCGCCATCGATGGGTTGGCGGCAGGCTCTCCAATTCTTGAATGGCTTGTTGTTGAACTGTTCCTCTTCCCAGAAGTCTCAACCATAGGGTTTCTGGAATTCTCGGCAATTGATGGATAACGATGATAGCACTTTTATACAGATCCCTTAAATAATAGATTCCTGGCGGGCTATTTTCTGCCTCCTTTGTACGAGCATTATCTAGCAAATTTTTGGATATGGACAGAATCATATTATACTCACTTACCGCCACGATCCTTGCTCGCACTCTAACAAGCGATTTAAGATCGCTAAATCCTCTTCGCGATCGCTCTGACGCACTTTATCTTCCATCCCCACATTCACCAACTCTAGCATTAATCGCACTGCCAAGGCTTCTTGCACTTCATCTTCTAGGGTTTCTGGATTGATCTCTTCTAAGTTTTCCAGATAAGACTTGAGATGATTCCATTCAAATGTCTCCATTAGTTGATTAATCACATAAACTTGCTCAGGACGAGCTGTTTTCATCACCGTAGCGATCGGTTGCTTTAAGATTTCTTGAATTTCTGCTTCTGATGCCTTTTGCCGTAACCAATTTTCCGAAGTCGATAGGGGTAAATCGATCGATTTATTGTCTACTTTGGCGAAGGCATGGGCTTCTATATAGGAAATACGACCATCCTGGTTATAATCCGCAGAATCGGCTCTTTCTCCCGTGCGCTTCTGACCACTTAAACCGGCAAAAAAGCTAGAGCTATAGTCCACATAGTCTGCTTCATTCACTTCTGGGGTGCAACCGACCGAAGGTAAAGTTTCTACGGTGGCAAAAAAACCGCATCGAGTCTGCGGGGCAACGGGATTTTCTGAATTCCCCCCTTCATAAATTATATTCGCAAAGGAGCCAGAATAGCATTGAGCCATCATCGTAACGACAGGCTTTTCGGCGGGCATCAGGTCTAACAATTGGGCAAACTCTTGCACACTGACTTGTTGACGATCCCACAATAAAAGCGTATTATTTTCAGTATTTTCTTGATTTTGTAAGCCGTGGCCAGTAAAATAGAGAAACAAGCCTCGATCGAGAGATTGGGCGAGGGGCGCTTGAAACCAATTCGTCAAGTTTTTCAAGGTGGAAGAACCCTTTAAAAAGGGAATTTGAGGAACTTTAAATTTCTCTTCCTGATTCTCATCTAAATAACGCACAGTAAGCTGTCCATCATTTCCATTAGCAAAGAAAAAATCAGCATCCTGTTCTGGGTTATAGCCCAAATATTTCAGCACTCGTTGAAAATAAAGGACATTTTTTTCTAGGGCAATTTCGTTAGTGGCAGGATTTCCACCACCCGCAACCACCAGAAAATTGGGGGGCTGACTCAGAGATTGGCAAGTTGATGAAGTAGAAACAGGTGCAGAATAGGGGGGAAAAACGGCCAGTGCGGATAAACTGGTCAGGGTAGCAGACAATAGATGAGACCAAAACATAACCGGAAACTCTAAGCAAACGATGAATGATTTCCATTGTGCCCAAAATTTTCCGGACTAGGAAACCCGATCGCCGGAAGGAATGAGCCAAAGCCTGTAGGATAGTAAAGGACTTGCTGATGGAACTCGATAATGACCGATCGCCGATCGCCCGAAAATAAGGAAAATCCCTATTTCAAGCGCCTACAGCTCTATGTGTACCTCACCCCCGTCGTCGGATTTGTCCCCGCTCTATGGACGCTCTACCAGAAAAAAGGCGATCGCCAAATCCAACTCACCTGCCGTTTAGCCGTTGTTCTTGCCCTCAGTTGGGCGATCGCCATTAGTCTACTCAACACCAGCGCCAACGCTTCCGAATCCCTGCATCTTCCTCTGCTAATCACCAGCAGTACCCTCACCTCCGGCTACTTTTTCCTTAATATTTGGTTAATGATTCGCCTGTGGAGACACCAAAACATTTGCATTCCGGGCATTTCTGAACTCGGCGATCGCTTACCCTAACCGGAACAAAAACCTACTCTAACCTTCACCAGGTATCAACCAGTGGTGAGAAAGGCAATAATATGTAACAATTGCCGCTGAATCCCAAATCAGAAGAGTCCGAACCTCTTCTCATTATTTCTAATTAAAGTGTGAGGAAACCTGTGTCCATTCATCAAAGCTCCGATCGCAAGACCCCCTTCAAATCCTACCCCCAACCCGTCCCCAGACCCCTTGGGAGTGGTTTGCGATGGCTCTCCATTGGACTAGGACTAACCGGTATTGCCCTATTATCAGCCACGGCTGGGGCCCTGTTAGCCGTCTCTTTAATTAGCACCCCCTTAATGCAAAGCAGACTCACTCCAGAAGAAGCTGCCGTTTTTGGTCAAGGGGAAAAAATCTCTTCCGGTAACAACCTCCAACTCCCCGAACTCACCCGCCCCGTCAACATTATGATTCTAGGGGTAAAAGTCCTCACCTCCGATGTAGACACCCCTCCCGAAGAAATCGCTGATTTAGGATACCACGCCCTCGTCAACTCCTTTGAAGGTCTCAGCGATACCATGCTCATGCTGCGGTTTGAGCCAACCACAAATAAAGTCACCCTCCTTTCCATTCCCCGTGACACCCGCACCTGGGTCGAAGGCCATGGTCTAGTCAAAATCAACGCAGCCAACTACCATGGTGGCCCAGCCCTCACTGCCAGTTCCATCAGCGAACTACTCGGAGGCGTAGGAATTGACCGCTATGTTCGCATCAACGTCCAAGGTATTGAAAAACTGATTGATGCTTTGGGTGGAGTCACGGTTCATGTGCCCAAGGACATGAAATACCAAGATGATAGCCAACATCTCTACATCAATCTCAAAGCTGGAACTCAACACCTAAACGGTGCTCAAGCTCTACAATTTTTGCGCTACCGCTACGATAATTTAGGCGATATTGGGCGCATTCAACGGCAACAGATGTTCTTACGAGCAATGACGGAACAAACCCTCAGTCCAGCCACCCTGAGCAGATTACCCAAAATTTTATCGGTGATTCGCTCCCATATTGACACCAACTTAAGCGTAGAAGAATTATTAGCCCTAGCCAACTTTGCTGGGCAAACCGATCGCTCTAAAATGCAGATGTTACTCTTACCCGGACGATTTAGCGAACTAGAAGAATTTGATGCCAGTTATTGGGTTCCGAATTACGGTAGTATTGACTCGCTCATGGCCGAGCATTTTGATTTTGGCTATGAAGCCTATGACGACTATACCGATTATGAGATCGATCCGACCCAATTGGCGATCGCCATTCAAGACACCACCGGCCAACTCGAATCCGTCGATCAACTCTTCATTTGGTTAGAAGCCCAAGGCTACTATAACCTCTATTCCACTAATTCCTGGAGCGATCCCCTCACTACCACCCGCATTATTGCCCAAGACGGCAATATCGAAAGCGCCAGAGCCATTCGTAACGTCCTCGGATTTGGAGAAGTCCGTGTTGAAAGCACTGGTAGTTTACAATCCGATGTCACCATTCAACTCGGCCAAGACTGGTTAACGCAAATGGCAACAGAATCAAGAATCGACTCTACCTCCTATTCTGAATGGCAATCCTATTAGACCATGAGGGGATAGGGAGATAGGGCGATCGAGGGACGCAGTGAAATTGGAAATTCTCTATTGCCTATTGGCTAGCTAATTACCCATTAACCATTACCCACTACTGCTGTATTGTAATAAAGAGGTGAAAAACGCCCACCCATCTGATCAAACTCCTACGGAACTCTCTATGGCTATTGGATATCTTGCCTTTGTTCTTCATGCACACCTT from Roseofilum reptotaenium CS-1145 includes:
- a CDS encoding caspase family protein — its product is MFWSHLLSATLTSLSALAVFPPYSAPVSTSSTCQSLSQPPNFLVVAGGGNPATNEIALEKNVLYFQRVLKYLGYNPEQDADFFFANGNDGQLTVRYLDENQEEKFKVPQIPFLKGSSTLKNLTNWFQAPLAQSLDRGLFLYFTGHGLQNQENTENNTLLLWDRQQVSVQEFAQLLDLMPAEKPVVTMMAQCYSGSFANIIYEGGNSENPVAPQTRCGFFATVETLPSVGCTPEVNEADYVDYSSSFFAGLSGQKRTGERADSADYNQDGRISYIEAHAFAKVDNKSIDLPLSTSENWLRQKASEAEIQEILKQPIATVMKTARPEQVYVINQLMETFEWNHLKSYLENLEEINPETLEDEVQEALAVRLMLELVNVGMEDKVRQSDREEDLAILNRLLECEQGSWR
- a CDS encoding LCP family protein — encoded protein: MSIHQSSDRKTPFKSYPQPVPRPLGSGLRWLSIGLGLTGIALLSATAGALLAVSLISTPLMQSRLTPEEAAVFGQGEKISSGNNLQLPELTRPVNIMILGVKVLTSDVDTPPEEIADLGYHALVNSFEGLSDTMLMLRFEPTTNKVTLLSIPRDTRTWVEGHGLVKINAANYHGGPALTASSISELLGGVGIDRYVRINVQGIEKLIDALGGVTVHVPKDMKYQDDSQHLYINLKAGTQHLNGAQALQFLRYRYDNLGDIGRIQRQQMFLRAMTEQTLSPATLSRLPKILSVIRSHIDTNLSVEELLALANFAGQTDRSKMQMLLLPGRFSELEEFDASYWVPNYGSIDSLMAEHFDFGYEAYDDYTDYEIDPTQLAIAIQDTTGQLESVDQLFIWLEAQGYYNLYSTNSWSDPLTTTRIIAQDGNIESARAIRNVLGFGEVRVESTGSLQSDVTIQLGQDWLTQMATESRIDSTSYSEWQSY